The Anaerolineae bacterium nucleotide sequence ATCGTTGCGGGCTTCGGGCAAGGGGGCCGGGCCCCTGGATGGGGGCTCCGGAGGCCCGGCTGGGGGGAAGAGACAGGCTCGGCGGCGTCACTCGTGCGGGCCAGCCAGGTCGTGCTCCGCCGTCACGAACTCACCATGCCAGGTGTGGACGAACACATCTCCGGTGTAGCCGCTCACGCTCAACATGCCAACGATACTGCCGCCCTCAACGATATCTATGGTGTAGTAACCGTAGAAGAGATTGGCCTCCTCCTCCACCTGGTAGCGCCCGCCGTACCTTCGGTCCAGGTAGGCCTGAGCCGCCTGCAAGGCCTCTTCCGGGGTGACGTCCATGTTGGTGGGATCGGTCGAACGTCCGAACCCGCCCCAGCCCATCATGCCACCGTGCATGCCGTACTTCTGATTCCACATCATGTTCGGGCCCATCTCGGGGTAGACCCGCAAGGTCCGCGGGTCCACCAGCAACTCCACAGCCCCGATGCCGGTGTCCGTCTCCACCACGCGGGCGTAGCTGTGGTTATCGAATACCATGACCTCGTCGACGGCCAGGCCATCTCGGCCCAGGCCAACCAGGTAGGCCTCCACCGCCTCTACCGTCTGCTCCACAGAAAGCGGCTCCGCGTTCGCTGGCGACAGCGGACCGCCGCCGAGCCAGCCCCCGAAGCCGTAGAGGGGACAGGCGCTCTGGCCGCCCCAGTCTCCCATCATTCCCGGCCCGCCCCACTGGCCGCCTCCCGGGCCCTGAGCCAGCGCCGGCAATGCCAGTACCAAGGCCGCCAGCACCGCCACTGCCAGGATCCCTCCAACCAAGGCCACGGACCATCTTGCGGGTAGCTTCATACGTTGTCTCCTTACCATCGGCGCCAGGGTCGGCCCGCCCAAGAGATCAGGCTCGGGACGGGCAGATCGCGGCTAGATGAACAGAGACTACATTGTGGGAGAGAGGCGAGGCAGAGCGGAACGACTCAGGGGCAGGTAGGCCGAATGGCGCAGCCTGGCTACTGGGGCTCGTAGGGTACGGACAAAGTGATAGTGGTGCCGGCACCGGGGTAGGCCCGTACCTGGAGGTCGCCCCCTACCAGCTGGGCCCTCTCCTGCATGGTCAGCAGCCCGAAGTGGCCGCGGCGGGCCAGCTGGCTCAGATGCGGCGGCACCTCGAATCCCGATCCGTTGTCCCGCACGACGAGGTTGACGCCGTCCGTAACGAAGTCGAGGGCGACCTCGATCCGGGTGGCTCCCGAGTGGCGGCGGGCGTTGTTGAGGGCTTCCTGAGCCACCCGGTAGAGGGCCAGCTCGCGCTCGGGGGCCAGGCGGCGAGGGTCGCCCTCCAGGCGAAACTGGGCCCCGCTCTCATGGGCCAGGAGCTCCAGGGCCGGGGCCAGCCCCAGATCCTCCAGGTAGAGAGGGCGAAGGGCCTGGCTGAAGCGCCTCACCTCCTCGATGGTCTCGGAGACCATGTCCCGCAGGGTCTGCAGGCGGCTCCCCGCCGATGCCGGGTCGCGGGCCAGGTGTCGCTGGGCCATCTGGGCCTGCTGGCTGAGGGCGATCAAGCTCTGCACCGTCTCGTCGTGAAGCTCCCGCGCCAGCCGGGCCCGTTCCTCCTCCTGGGCCCGCACCTGGGCCGCCAACTGGTCCTCCAGCGCCGTCTGGTAGCGTCCCAAGCGCCCGGCCATCTCGTCCAGGGTGCGGCGTAGGTCCTCGATCTCCTCCACCCCGCCCACCGGCTCCGATGCCGCGCCGAAGTCGCCCTCGCCGATCCGGCCGGCCCGCCGAGCCAGCGAACGCAGCGGCACCACGATGTGCCTGACCCCGAAGAACAGGGTAAGCACCGAGGTCGCCCCGGCCATGAGGAGCACGAAAGCCGTGACCCGGTCGAACTGCAGGAGCGAGGCGACCAGGGGCAGCCAGGGTTCCTGAAGCACCAGGGCCCATCCCACCCCCTGCACCGGCGCGGAGGCCACCACGCTCCCGCCCTCCGCGCCCGCCACGAAGCTCACACTGGCGACCCCCGACAGCGCCTCCACTACACCAGGCAACGCGCTCACCGAGGGTACCGGCGCACCCTGGGCGAATATGATCTTCTCACCATCGGTCAGAACCAGGCCGGATGCAGGCTCCGTGCGAGCCAGCGGAAGCAGCCGATCGAGGGGAAGCTCGGTCACCGGCAAGCGGGCCTGCACCACCGCCCCAGCAGGCGCCGCCAGATGCCACAGAAGGGCGTCCCCTGCCGGAGCCAGCGTCGGGCCGTCTGCCGCCGGAACGGCAACCTCCGAGGCGATCAGCGCCGCGGCGCTACCTGCCAGGACTTCACCGGCCGGCCCGATGACCACCAACTCCAGACCCGGCAGCTCCCTCTCGACTGCCACCACCAGTGCTTCCAGGTCCCGGGGCGGTATCGTGGCTGCCGCTGCCAGAGCCCCCAGCATGGCCGAGTATCGCTCCAGTTCCGCCGACAGCCGCCCTGCCAGGGCCTGCACCACCTCCAGGTCTCGGCTTGCCACCATGGCGCGCATGGAGCGCTGGTGCTCGCGTACGCCCGTGAGCATGAACGTTAGGGCGAGCACGGTGGCGGGCACTATGGTCCAGAGCACGATCTGGACCGGTAGCCCGCGCAGCCGCCCCGGTAGCCTCGGAGAGCTCAATCTTCTGATTCCGGCAGGTGGATGACGCCCAACTGGAGCGCCTTGGTGACCGCTTCGGTTCGGCTGGAGACCTGCAGCTTGCCGTATACGTTGGCCAGGTGTCCCTGTACCGTCCTGTCGCTGATGCCCAATCGGCAACCGATTGCCCTGTTAGTGAACCCGGCCGCAGCCAGTTGTAGCACCTCCACTTCCCTGGCGCTCAGGGGCTCCACCATGTCCGCCGGGCGAGCCCCGCCCGTCACGTGAGCGATGACCTTGGCCGCTATGGCCGAATCCAGGGCCGACTTGCCCTCAGCCACGGCGCGCACGGCCCTGGTGATCTCCTCCGCCTCGGCCGTCTTCAGGACATACCCGTTCGCCCCCGCCTGCAAGGCAGCCATCACGAACGGATCGTCATCGTAAGCCGTGAGAATGAGCACGCCCACGTTCAGCCGCTTCTCGCGGATGTGGCGGGTCACCTCGATGCCGGTGGCCTTGGGCATGCGCACGTCGAGCACGGCCACGTCGGGCCGAAGAGCCTCGATCATCTCCTGGGCTTCCTGGCCATCCGAGGCCTCACCCACCACCTCGATGCCTGCCTCGGTCTCCAGGAACTCTCGTATTCCCCGCCTTACCACGGCGTGGTCATCGGCGAGCACCACCCTGATGGGCGCCACCTACCCCTCCTTCCCAACCGGCAAGCGGCGGGGGGCCTGGGCATCGGGTGGACTGGACCCCCTACCGCTGGCTACCCGCGCAATGACCAGCTTCATGATTCCAAGCCGATCCAGGTCCTCCTCCCGCTCTATCTCCAGCCCGGCGTGACGGATGTTCTCCACCGTGCGTCGGCTGATGTGCGGCCCCACCCGGCTCACCAGTGGATCCAGGACGTCCATGGCCGCGCCTAGCAGCGGGTTTCGCGCCCGGACATGCTCCAGGAACAACACCTTGCCCCTCGGCTTCACCACTCGGGCCACCTCGCGTAGCCCCCTGACGGCGTCCGGCACGGAGCAGAACACGCAGGTGGCTACAGCACTGTCGAAGCTGTCGTCAGGGAACCTGAGGTGCTGCACATCCATCAAGCACAGCTGCACCTCCAGGCCCAACGCCTCCGCCCGCCGACGAGCCCTCTCTAGCATCCGCGCACTTACGTCAATGCCGACCACCTCCACTCCCGGCGGGTAGTAGGGCATGTTCAGTCCCGTACCTACACCGACCTCCAACACCCTCGGACCCTTCACGTGGGCCCAGAGGTGCTCCCGCCACGCCCTGAGCCCTCTCTCCGGCAGTAGTTGGATAGCGTCGTATATGGAAGCCAAGCGGTCGTAGCGCCTGCCGGCCGATCTGCTGTCGGGAGACCCCAGGTACTGCTCTTGTCCGCTACGTTCGCCTTCTCTCATCCTGTCATACCACTCCCTCAGTATGCAGTCCCCACCCAGGAGCTGCATCTTACGTCAGCACTGCCGACCGGCATCGGAGGCATCCCGGGCAGGCCGCATCCTCTCGCGGAACCGACGGTGCCCACATGGTCCAAGGGTCGGTGTCGTCCCTTCCCCTCGCGAAGAGACCATGAGGGTCCGGGCTGCTCGGCGTGGTATCGGCGTCACCGCCGTTGCGTCGAGGGCCGGGCCGCAGACGGTTCTTTACGCTTCCTTTACGCAAGATTTACGCTGCTGGGTCTGGCAGTGCAGGCGCTTCTCTGCATACTTATGTTCAGTCCGGCGGCGACCTCGACCTCCTCACACCTCCCGCGTGAGAGGCAGCCGCTGTACGGACGGGCATGGATCTTTCTTGGGGGGAATATCAATGCCTGCCAATACACGACCCGTCAGGGTCAGGCTGGCGGTGGCGTCTCTGGCCGTCGTCATCCTTCTGGTCTTGACTCCGGCGATTGGGGCCACCCAGGCGCCCTCGGAGCCAGACGCTGATGAGGTGCTCGCTCTGGGGATGCGGGCCGGCAGTACCACCACCTCTCTAGTATCCTACGACGTCGTCGGCGACCTGTGGGGAGTCATGTATCTGGGCGACCTGAGCCGGGTGGAGGCCCAGCTATCCTCCGTCCCGGCGCACACTCGCATGATGATGACGCCCACTCTGGACGGGGTAGAAGAGGCCCTCTCGCGGCTCAGCATCGAGATTGCGTACCTGGGCTACGATCTGGAGCGTTGGGACCAGACTCCCATATGGGAGCAGGAGAACCCGGTGGAGGCGGTCAAGCTGATGCGCCAGATCGCCGACGCCCACGGCCTCAAGCTGGTGATCGGTCCCTCGCGCTACTTCAACGAGAACTTCGCCGCTCAGATGGCGCCCTACGTTCACGCCTACATACCGCAGGCCAAAGCCTACCAGGCCAACCTATCCCTGGACGACTACCGCGACAAGGTCCGCGGCATCATGACCCAGATCAAGCAGGCCAACCCCGCGGCTAGAGTCTACCTGGATCTCTCTCCCAGCCCCAAAGGGGTGCCCAAGACGGCCGAAGAGATGATGGCCTGCGTCGACGCTGTCCGAGACCTGATAGATGGGGTCTGGGTGACTCAGACCGCCGAGGACGCCGCCACTCTGGCCGAGTTCGTGGCCCTACTGGGCCGGTCAGACGCTCCTCCGGCGGTCACCCCTACCCCAAACACGCCTCGGCCGCCGGCAGTCGGACCCACTCCCGCTCCGTCGGTCCGGATCATGCTGCCTCTGGTGACGTCCGGTCGATAGCCGAGCCCGGATTCGCCGTGACCCGGGGCCGAAGCGGCGCTTCGGCCCCGGGGAGCCCTAGCCGGCATCATCTCCCAGGTGCATCACCCCTGTAGCAGGGTCCAGCTCCCCACTTCATCCCAGCCGTCCTGCGCCCCGCTCTTGTCGCGCACGAGCAGGCTCATGGAGTAGGTGGTGTACTGGTTCGAGAAGGGGGCCAGTGGCGTGACCCGCCACGTCACGGTGAGGGTGTCGCCGGCTCCGGCCACGCTACTGCCGGCGCAGTCGAGGCTCACGTAGCTGTTGGATAGGGTGGCGGACTGGCCCGGCGTGCAGGAGCCGACCCAATCCGTCCCGGCATCGTTGCGCAGGGTCAGGGTGTTGTTGCCGACGTAGTACCCGGCGAAGAGCCCCTGAGGGAAGCGCCGCCGCAAGTTCACGAGTAAGAACGCCGAGTGGATGTCCTGCCACCCGTTGGGGTCGCGGTAGGTGCTGGCAAAGATGAGGGGTACGTTCACCAGGCTCGAGCCCTGGTCGGGACTCACCTCCCCCGTCTCAGGCACAGCCGGCGCTGGGGTGCCTGTCGGCGTCGCGGTGGGCTCGGCAGTAGCAATCGCTGTGGCTGTGGGCATCTGAGTAGACGTTGGTTCCGGCGTGGCCGTGTCCGTCGGCGTAGGCTCCAGGGTGGGTGCCTCCGTCGGCGTCGGTTCCGCGGTAGGAGTCTCCGTGGGGGTCGGCTCTGGAGTGGGAGTCTCAGTCACCGTCGGCTCCACTGTGGCCGTGGGCTCCAGCGTCGCCGTCGCACTGGGCTCCACCGTGGGAGTCTGCGTCGGCGTGGGCTCCTCCGTTGATGTAGGTGTCGCCTCCAGCGTGGGCGTCGCAGTGGGCTCCACCGTGGGCGTGGCCGTCGGCACCGACCCAACACTGCCCCACTCCTCGAACATGATGTCACTGCCACTCACCGCCCGCCAGCCTTGACCCCCATCCCAGGAGTACAACGCCGTGCCCCCACCGTAGGGCGGATCGCTCCGATCCCACCGCACAAACAGCCGATTGGCGGCATCGCCTCCAGGCACCGCCACGGTGATCACGTACCCAACCCCCGCCTCAAGCCCTGCCGGCATCAGGCTCACCGAATACCACTCACCCAAGGTGCTGGTGGTGATGGCAGAGGTGTCCAAGGTGCCACTGGACAGTGACGATCCCGTGGGCATGCCATTCCCACCCGCCGCCCTGATGGCCACCGTGGCCGGCCCCGGACTGCCCTGACGGTACAGCTTCAGCCGCACCAGACTCACCGTGTGAGCCTGAGCAGGAGTGAAGGACTGCCCTACCACCATGGCCCCATCCGCCCGGATGCTCCCATCGTCGCCCTGGTTCAGATGCTCATATAGCCCCAGCTCGGGCGCGACCGTGGGCTCTGTGGTGGGACTGGCAGTGGCGGTCGCCGTCGCCGTAGCCGTCGGCTCGGTGGTTGCCGTGGCAGTCCCGGTCGGCGTGGCCGTCGCGGTCGTGGTCGCGGTAGCCGTCGGAGTGGGGCCGGTGGAGCCCTCGATCACCGTGATCTGCTGGTCGGCTGCCACGTCGGTCAGGATCTGAGACACGCCACTGGGCCAGAGAATGCGGAGCTCCTCCACCACTGTGGCACTGCCCAGCCCGAAGTGCACTGGCCCAGCGTAGTGCTGGAAGAAGTGCGAGTTGTCCCCCACCTCGCGGAACTGGGTCCTGCCCCCGCTGGTGAGCCAGAGCTTGGCCCCGTGGCCCCGAGGGTTGCTCTGCACCCCTCTCAGGTCCACCTTGAGCCAGTGGTTGCCGTTGCCCAGGTTCCGGAATAGCTCATAGCGCCCGCGATCCAGCGGCCACCACCAGCTCTCCTGGTTGGCGAGCAGGTCGAGGAAGCCGTCGTTGTCGTAGTCCGCCCAGACGCTGCCCCAGCCGAACCCCTCGGCGCTGCCGGTCACGCCCGCCTGGGCGGCGATCTCAGTGAAGGTGCCGTCGCCGTTGTTGAGGTAGAGCAGGTTGGGTGCGTCCTGGTCCATCCCGCCCACCGTCTGCACGTACAGGTCCAGGTCCCCGTCATTGTCGAAATCGCCCCAGTCCGGGCTGCGGCACAGGAGCCCATTGCCCAAGCCCGCCGCAGCAGTCACGTCGGTGAAGGTACCGTCGCCATTGTTGCGGAACAGCTTGTCCGGGATGGCGGTAGGCGACCACCCCTCGGCATCCACGGCGACAATGTCGCTGATGGCACCGCCGCTGGTGATGATGCCCGCGAACCCCTCACCCACATCCCCCGTGATGCCGCTCCACCGGACGTGCCACACGCCGGGCTCCGACTGCCAGATGAAGAACCCTCGCTCCGCCCCGGCCTCGTACAACGGCGCTGCAGAGACCTCGGTGGCGCTTACCGTGAACGGGTCGGAGCTGGGGCTCCATCGGCTCGCCCCGATGAAGAACATGGATGGATCGCGGAAGACGGCGCCGCCCAGGCGCACTTGCAGGAAGAAGGTCACCTCCGATGCCGGAGTGACGCGGAAGTCCAGCCCGTCGCCCACATCGGGGTCCTCCACCCTGCCAACGAAGCGCAGCTCGCCCTCCACGTACTCGTGGAAGTCATAGCCGGGCTCCCTGTCGCCCCGGGCCACATAGAGGTCCACGTCGCCGTCACCGTCGTGGTCGCCCCAGGCGGCACTGGTAGCGGCGTTGGTGCGAGCCCCTGAGGTGGCCGACACGTCGGTGAACCGATCCCCGTCGTTGCGGTACAGCCGGGTGGCGAGGCCAGTGACGAACATGTCCTGATCCCCGTCCCCATCGTAGTCGGCCACCGCCACGTTGGGCATGGGCCCGGTGAAGGGGTCCAGCCCCAACTGGGTGGTGATGTTGGTGAAGGTGCCGTCGCCGTTGTTGCGGAAGAAGGCGTTGCCCGCCTCCTCGCGCTCCGCCCCAGTGAAGAACAGGTCCAGGTCGCCGTCGTTGTCGAAATCCAACCAGGCCGTGCCTCGGCCCCGGCCCAGGGGGTAGTCCACCCCGGCCGCCGGCGCCACATCCACGAACTGGCCGTTGCCGTCGTTGCGGTAGAGCTGGGAGGGGCCTTCGCCCTGACCACCCCGGCCGCCGATGGAGACCCAGAGGTCCAAGTCCCCGTCGCGGTCGTAGTCTACCCAGGCGGCGTCATGGCGGTCCTCCACCAAGAGGATCCCGGAGCCGTGGATCACGTTGGTGAAAGTGCCGTCCCCGTTGTTGCGCATCAGCAGCGACTCCCGGTCCTGGAAGGGCTCCGACAAAGCGGGGTGATTGCCCAGGAACAGGTCCAGGTCTCCGTCTCCGTCGTAGTCGCCCCAGGCGAACCCACTGGTCTCGTCCCGCCAGTAGAGCCCGGCCTCATCCGCCACCTCCTCAAACTGCGGCGGCCCCTGAGCGCTGAGGCCCTGCGGCAGCAAAGCGGGCACCAGTGAAGCCAGAATGACAGCCAACACGACCACCAACCTGCTGGCTAACGCTCTCGACCTCTCCATTCTTTCTACTCCTTCCTACCCTTTCCTGTGGGCTAATCGCGCGGTGCCGCTCGGGCCCCGATAGGCAGGTCACTCTCCAGCGAAGGTCGTCCCTCCGCGGCGCAAGAACACA carries:
- a CDS encoding HAMP domain-containing protein — encoded protein: MSSPRLPGRLRGLPVQIVLWTIVPATVLALTFMLTGVREHQRSMRAMVASRDLEVVQALAGRLSAELERYSAMLGALAAAATIPPRDLEALVVAVERELPGLELVVIGPAGEVLAGSAAALIASEVAVPAADGPTLAPAGDALLWHLAAPAGAVVQARLPVTELPLDRLLPLARTEPASGLVLTDGEKIIFAQGAPVPSVSALPGVVEALSGVASVSFVAGAEGGSVVASAPVQGVGWALVLQEPWLPLVASLLQFDRVTAFVLLMAGATSVLTLFFGVRHIVVPLRSLARRAGRIGEGDFGAASEPVGGVEEIEDLRRTLDEMAGRLGRYQTALEDQLAAQVRAQEEERARLARELHDETVQSLIALSQQAQMAQRHLARDPASAGSRLQTLRDMVSETIEEVRRFSQALRPLYLEDLGLAPALELLAHESGAQFRLEGDPRRLAPERELALYRVAQEALNNARRHSGATRIEVALDFVTDGVNLVVRDNGSGFEVPPHLSQLARRGHFGLLTMQERAQLVGGDLQVRAYPGAGTTITLSVPYEPQ
- a CDS encoding response regulator transcription factor encodes the protein MAPIRVVLADDHAVVRRGIREFLETEAGIEVVGEASDGQEAQEMIEALRPDVAVLDVRMPKATGIEVTRHIREKRLNVGVLILTAYDDDPFVMAALQAGANGYVLKTAEAEEITRAVRAVAEGKSALDSAIAAKVIAHVTGGARPADMVEPLSAREVEVLQLAAAGFTNRAIGCRLGISDRTVQGHLANVYGKLQVSSRTEAVTKALQLGVIHLPESED
- a CDS encoding class I SAM-dependent methyltransferase, whose protein sequence is MREGERSGQEQYLGSPDSRSAGRRYDRLASIYDAIQLLPERGLRAWREHLWAHVKGPRVLEVGVGTGLNMPYYPPGVEVVGIDVSARMLERARRRAEALGLEVQLCLMDVQHLRFPDDSFDSAVATCVFCSVPDAVRGLREVARVVKPRGKVLFLEHVRARNPLLGAAMDVLDPLVSRVGPHISRRTVENIRHAGLEIEREEDLDRLGIMKLVIARVASGRGSSPPDAQAPRRLPVGKEG